The Salinibacterium sp. M195 genome includes a window with the following:
- the ctlX gene encoding citrulline utilization hydrolase CtlX, whose protein sequence is MSVQAPSAAVLIRPHLFTPNSQTAGDNAFQSTDPTRTPDEIARAAYAESTQVAETLRDAGVNIHVFEDTESTRPDSVFPNNWFSTHSGGRVAVYPMYAPNRRTERRTDVIEMLKHDFRVQDVVDYSGLEHDGIYLEGTGAMVIDHTNRVAYAAESHRANPLALERFCASFGYEPMMFEARDSHGVPIYHTNVMMCIATDFAMIGLDLIASGDRRMEMAERLTAPGRTLIDLTADQIANFAGNALELKGTNGRILALSTRALKSLTAAQRAVIEASCEIVPLDIPTIELAGGSVRCMVAGVHLDRRSRMAADVAAGVPAAGSAEAAPTTGV, encoded by the coding sequence GTGAGTGTTCAGGCCCCCTCGGCCGCCGTCCTTATTCGCCCGCACCTCTTCACACCAAACAGCCAGACCGCAGGCGACAACGCGTTCCAGTCGACCGACCCCACCCGAACCCCGGATGAGATCGCTCGCGCTGCGTACGCCGAGTCGACGCAGGTCGCTGAAACGTTGCGTGATGCTGGCGTCAATATCCATGTGTTCGAAGACACGGAGAGCACGCGCCCTGACAGCGTGTTCCCCAATAACTGGTTTTCGACTCACAGTGGCGGCCGTGTTGCGGTGTACCCGATGTATGCGCCGAATCGGCGCACCGAGCGACGCACCGATGTAATTGAGATGCTGAAGCACGACTTTCGGGTGCAAGATGTCGTGGATTATTCGGGGCTTGAGCACGACGGAATTTACCTTGAGGGCACCGGCGCGATGGTCATCGACCACACCAATCGGGTGGCCTATGCGGCGGAATCACACCGCGCGAACCCCCTAGCCCTCGAGCGCTTCTGCGCATCATTTGGCTACGAGCCGATGATGTTTGAAGCACGGGACAGTCACGGGGTGCCGATTTATCACACCAACGTCATGATGTGTATTGCGACTGACTTTGCGATGATCGGGCTCGACCTGATTGCCTCAGGAGATCGCCGCATGGAGATGGCGGAGCGCCTCACCGCACCAGGTCGCACCCTGATTGATCTCACTGCTGATCAGATCGCGAACTTTGCGGGGAACGCATTGGAGCTCAAGGGCACGAACGGTCGAATCTTGGCATTGTCGACCCGTGCCCTGAAGAGCTTGACGGCCGCTCAGCGTGCCGTGATCGAAGCTAGTTGCGAGATCGTGCCGCTCGACATTCCCACCATTGAGCTGGCTGGCGGATCAGTGCGCTGCATGGTGGCGGGGGTTCACTTGGACCGTCGCTCACGGATGGCGGCGGATGTCGCCGCAGGCGTTCCGGCCGCAGGCTCAGCCGAAGCCGCACCAACCACAGGCGTTTAA
- a CDS encoding PPOX class F420-dependent oxidoreductase, protein MTPQELSTLATETYVSLTTFRKSGDAVSTPVWIVADGDRLLVTTAPASGKVKRIRNTDRVQLTACDMRGTLNDGATPVTATAAVRDDADTLAAMDAALKKKYGAKYTAIRLAQKVRGTSGQSVAVELRG, encoded by the coding sequence ATGACACCCCAGGAACTTTCCACTCTCGCCACCGAAACCTATGTTTCGCTCACTACGTTCCGCAAGTCGGGGGATGCCGTTTCGACGCCCGTGTGGATTGTCGCTGACGGTGATCGGCTTCTGGTGACTACCGCGCCGGCCTCGGGCAAGGTGAAGCGCATCCGGAACACTGATCGCGTTCAGCTCACCGCGTGCGATATGCGCGGCACCCTGAATGATGGTGCGACGCCCGTGACAGCGACGGCAGCGGTTCGAGATGACGCCGACACTTTGGCCGCGATGGACGCTGCCCTCAAGAAAAAGTACGGCGCCAAGTACACAGCGATCCGTCTCGCGCAAAAGGTTCGAGGCACTTCTGGGCAGTCCGTGGCGGTAGAGCTGCGCGGGTGA
- a CDS encoding MFS transporter, which produces MHSDTSPHADSAQRQSQIPPHPVAAPKPSLGTRRAVRGGIFGNYVDQFDIFLPVIALAPASAQLFGSDNLVGNAGLIFVATLLGRPVGAAIFGSISDRIGRTATTKVALLGVALTTLMIALVPDHTVLGGGTLLAILLLRFVGGIFLGGEYTSAIPLAMEWSRPERRGLVSGLIMWMSPWANASIAGMVFVLQSVLDTASYTLWGWRLLFALGSLLAFGMLIYYRTRVEEAPQWTRPIRRANPLKEILVGRHRRALWQVFIMMSGLWLLTNMAIPVLAGQLSSGAGALGTSGTLDGRTLSFAMMCGTAASAFTMAACGHLSTLTGRRRFFMGFGLMTAVAGPLAFLAVFTAPSLGQLVLFVIALQVVTVSAYGPVGAYLVERFPTAVRASGYGVGYSLSIVIPALYPYYLPALQDVLGEQGAVATLLALGGVLITVGAFLGPETAQVDLGSELPAIAEESAAASVSL; this is translated from the coding sequence ATGCACTCTGATACTTCGCCCCACGCTGACTCTGCTCAACGGCAGTCGCAGATACCGCCTCACCCGGTTGCGGCGCCAAAGCCTTCCCTGGGCACTCGCCGTGCAGTGCGCGGCGGCATCTTCGGCAACTATGTCGACCAGTTCGATATCTTCTTGCCGGTCATTGCGTTGGCCCCGGCATCCGCTCAACTCTTTGGTTCCGACAATCTCGTCGGCAACGCTGGCCTAATCTTTGTGGCGACCCTGCTGGGGAGGCCAGTTGGTGCCGCAATTTTTGGTTCGATCTCTGACCGGATTGGACGCACCGCCACCACCAAGGTTGCTCTCTTGGGCGTGGCGCTCACGACCCTAATGATTGCGCTCGTGCCCGATCACACGGTGCTGGGCGGCGGAACTCTGCTGGCAATTTTGTTGCTTAGGTTTGTGGGCGGAATCTTCCTCGGCGGCGAATACACCTCGGCAATACCACTGGCAATGGAATGGTCACGGCCCGAACGACGCGGGCTCGTCAGCGGGCTCATCATGTGGATGTCGCCCTGGGCAAACGCGTCAATCGCGGGCATGGTGTTTGTGCTGCAGAGCGTGCTCGACACCGCCAGCTACACCCTGTGGGGCTGGCGTCTACTATTCGCGCTCGGCTCGTTGCTCGCCTTTGGCATGCTCATTTATTACCGAACCCGAGTTGAGGAAGCCCCACAGTGGACGCGTCCGATTCGCCGCGCCAATCCGCTGAAAGAGATCCTTGTCGGCCGTCATCGCCGCGCACTCTGGCAAGTGTTCATCATGATGAGTGGCCTGTGGTTGCTGACCAACATGGCGATTCCGGTACTGGCTGGGCAACTCAGTTCTGGGGCCGGGGCGTTGGGCACGAGCGGGACCTTGGATGGGCGAACCCTCTCGTTTGCGATGATGTGTGGCACTGCGGCATCCGCTTTCACAATGGCGGCGTGTGGTCACTTGTCGACGCTCACTGGTCGCCGGCGCTTCTTCATGGGATTCGGGCTGATGACCGCAGTGGCCGGGCCGCTCGCATTCCTGGCGGTCTTTACGGCGCCCAGCCTGGGACAGCTCGTGCTGTTCGTGATTGCGCTGCAAGTGGTGACAGTGTCAGCGTATGGACCAGTCGGGGCGTACCTCGTTGAGCGATTCCCGACTGCCGTGCGCGCGAGCGGGTATGGGGTTGGCTACAGTCTGTCGATTGTGATTCCGGCGCTATACCCGTACTACCTGCCCGCGCTTCAGGACGTGCTTGGCGAGCAGGGCGCCGTTGCGACGCTGCTCGCGCTCGGCGGGGTGCTCATCACCGTTGGGGCGTTCCTGGGGCCAGAAACTGCTCAAGTTGACCTCGGATCAGAGCTACCCGCCATCGCCGAGGAGAGCGCTGCGGCGAGTGTGTCGTTGTAG
- a CDS encoding CDGSH iron-sulfur domain-containing protein — MSESQDRSRPGDAAEEVEVVACADGPLLVRGTIDLRSSSGEPIPQSRRTVALCRCGVSDIKPFCDGTHKLINFTA, encoded by the coding sequence ATGAGCGAATCGCAAGATAGATCGCGCCCCGGCGACGCTGCGGAGGAGGTCGAGGTTGTGGCGTGTGCCGATGGGCCGCTGCTGGTGCGCGGCACGATTGATCTGCGTTCTTCAAGTGGCGAACCGATTCCTCAGTCGCGACGAACTGTTGCTCTCTGCCGCTGTGGAGTTTCGGATATCAAGCCGTTTTGCGACGGAACCCACAAACTCATCAATTTCACAGCCTGA
- a CDS encoding iron-containing redox enzyme family protein — MSRLLLDAFAQPSEPHTITGLAEAVAAAVTSDRDLIRDDDVQLSLFLLYSLYYGSVIETGDQWEWDLGLLAARRELECAFEAQLRAQVTVPPLPNATDEDVAAALFALTSPDSGPSLSRYVAKKLTPDQALEYLVQRSIYTLKEADPHSWAIPRLNGRAKAALVEIQSDEYGAGRRDRMHSEIFARTMRGLDLDSRYGAYLNYVPAITLASFTMMSMFGLNRRLRGAIAGHLAAFEMTSSIPNKLYARGFRRLGYGEDVTEYFDEHVEADAVHEQIAARDLAGGLAESEPALLSEIFFGASACLLVDDWVGQDMLSAWEAGNSSLRKPLAMPYSSQSGTGAGPSGRMAAR; from the coding sequence ATAAGTCGGCTCCTTCTCGATGCTTTCGCCCAACCATCAGAGCCTCACACAATCACCGGGCTCGCAGAGGCCGTCGCTGCCGCGGTTACCAGCGACCGCGATCTCATTCGCGACGACGACGTGCAGCTTTCGCTGTTCTTGCTCTACAGCCTCTACTACGGCTCCGTCATCGAAACCGGCGACCAATGGGAGTGGGATCTGGGGTTGCTTGCAGCTCGCCGTGAACTTGAGTGCGCTTTCGAGGCGCAACTTCGCGCGCAGGTGACTGTTCCGCCATTGCCGAACGCGACGGATGAGGATGTCGCGGCCGCCCTCTTTGCCCTCACCAGCCCAGACTCAGGCCCGAGCCTCTCGCGCTATGTCGCGAAGAAGCTCACCCCCGACCAAGCACTCGAGTATTTGGTGCAGCGTTCTATCTACACGCTGAAAGAGGCCGACCCGCATTCGTGGGCTATCCCGCGGTTGAATGGGCGAGCCAAGGCAGCACTCGTTGAGATTCAGTCAGACGAGTATGGCGCAGGGCGGCGTGATCGGATGCATTCCGAGATTTTTGCTCGCACCATGCGCGGTCTCGACCTCGATTCCCGATACGGCGCGTACCTCAACTATGTGCCAGCAATTACTTTGGCGTCGTTCACCATGATGTCGATGTTTGGACTCAACCGACGGCTGCGCGGAGCGATCGCGGGCCACTTGGCCGCGTTCGAGATGACTTCTTCGATTCCGAACAAGCTTTATGCGCGAGGGTTCCGGCGTCTAGGGTACGGCGAGGATGTCACGGAGTACTTCGACGAACATGTCGAAGCTGATGCCGTTCACGAACAAATTGCAGCCCGTGACCTCGCTGGCGGTCTCGCCGAGAGTGAGCCAGCGCTGCTGAGCGAGATCTTCTTCGGTGCCAGCGCGTGTCTCCTTGTTGATGATTGGGTGGGGCAGGACATGCTCTCAGCGTGGGAGGCAGGGAACTCATCACTGCGCAAGCCGCTCGCGATGCCCTATTCAAGCCAGTCGGGCACTGGCGCGGGCCCAAGTGGACGGATGGCTGCACGATGA
- a CDS encoding LLM class flavin-dependent oxidoreductase: protein MTKLGFLSFGHWQDVEGSRTRTGADALLQAVELAVAAEEVGVDGAFFRVHHFARQHASPWPLLSAAAARTSTIELGTGVIDMRYENPLAMAELAAQADLIAAGRLQLGISRGSPETVIDGWRAFGYEPAAGEGDADMARAHTDKFRRAIAGEGLAPGNPQMVGTSALQSIQPQAPGLSERIWWGAGTRATAIWTAEQGMNLMSSTLLTEDTGVSFDELQAEQISMFRDAWASAGHNHAPRVSVSRSILPIIDDETEYYFGIQGQVEQRDQVGMLDGSRSRFGRSYIGAPDVIAAELARDAAVQAADTLLVTVPNQLGVEFNTRILEALVKHVMPVVDAESAPSVA from the coding sequence ATGACAAAACTTGGGTTCCTCTCCTTCGGGCACTGGCAAGACGTTGAGGGCTCGCGCACCCGCACCGGGGCTGACGCGCTGCTGCAGGCAGTGGAGCTCGCGGTTGCGGCAGAAGAAGTCGGCGTCGACGGCGCTTTCTTTCGTGTGCATCATTTTGCGCGCCAGCACGCATCGCCGTGGCCGTTGCTCTCCGCTGCCGCTGCTCGCACCAGCACAATCGAGCTCGGTACCGGTGTCATCGACATGCGCTACGAGAACCCGCTGGCGATGGCAGAACTCGCGGCACAGGCAGACCTCATTGCCGCCGGGAGACTCCAATTGGGTATTAGTCGAGGCTCACCCGAAACGGTGATTGATGGATGGCGTGCTTTCGGATACGAACCGGCAGCAGGAGAGGGCGACGCCGACATGGCGCGCGCCCACACGGACAAGTTTCGCCGTGCGATCGCGGGCGAGGGGCTCGCTCCCGGCAACCCCCAGATGGTTGGCACGAGCGCACTGCAGTCAATCCAACCGCAGGCACCAGGACTCAGCGAACGCATCTGGTGGGGTGCAGGAACCCGAGCCACCGCGATCTGGACAGCCGAGCAGGGCATGAACCTCATGAGTTCGACGCTCCTCACCGAAGACACCGGGGTTTCCTTCGACGAGCTGCAAGCCGAACAGATTTCGATGTTCCGTGATGCGTGGGCGAGTGCCGGTCACAACCATGCACCACGAGTCTCCGTGAGCCGCAGCATCCTGCCCATCATTGATGACGAGACCGAGTACTACTTTGGGATCCAAGGGCAAGTCGAGCAGCGCGATCAGGTCGGCATGCTCGACGGTTCGCGCTCCCGTTTCGGTCGCTCCTACATCGGGGCCCCCGACGTGATCGCCGCCGAACTCGCGCGCGATGCCGCAGTCCAAGCCGCCGATACTCTGCTGGTTACCGTGCCCAACCAGCTCGGGGTCGAGTTCAACACTCGTATCCTCGAGGCACTCGTGAAGCACGTGATGCCCGTGGTCGACGCCGAGTCTGCGCCTTCGGTCGCCTGA
- a CDS encoding Ppx/GppA phosphatase family protein has protein sequence MTRVAAIDCGTNSIRLLIADLDGHGGLTDVMRTLEVVRLGEGVDRTGRFSQAALDRTLAAVHTYAELCREHGAERIRFVATSATRDASNRAKFTDAVFAILGVPVEVIPGTEEADLSFRGALTVLTVPDASEPERPTPQYLVVDLGGGSTELALGASAPEASYSMDVGCVRMTERNIVNDPPSDAELAAVRSDVSAVLDTATITIDLSKATEVIGVAGTVTTITAHALGLTSYDPAAISGSRLPLAKVLRSCEDLTRMPRPERAALPYMHPGRVDAIAAGAVIWATVLRRVADAAAAAGHPLEWVTTSEHDILDGVALSLGNSAHDSPVSSV, from the coding sequence ATGACTCGTGTCGCCGCCATCGATTGCGGAACCAACTCAATCCGCTTGCTCATTGCCGACCTCGACGGGCACGGCGGTCTCACCGATGTGATGCGCACCCTCGAAGTCGTGCGGCTGGGGGAGGGCGTCGACCGCACCGGTCGGTTCAGCCAGGCGGCCCTCGATCGCACTCTCGCTGCCGTCCACACCTACGCCGAACTGTGCCGCGAGCACGGTGCTGAGCGCATCCGATTCGTAGCTACCTCTGCGACTCGGGATGCCTCCAACCGTGCCAAGTTCACCGACGCCGTTTTCGCGATTCTTGGTGTGCCGGTCGAAGTGATTCCCGGTACCGAAGAGGCCGATTTGTCGTTCCGCGGCGCACTCACGGTGCTCACCGTTCCCGATGCCTCGGAGCCTGAACGCCCCACGCCTCAGTATCTTGTGGTTGATCTTGGTGGCGGTTCCACTGAACTTGCGCTCGGCGCGAGCGCCCCCGAAGCCTCGTATTCAATGGATGTTGGCTGCGTGCGCATGACGGAACGCAACATCGTCAACGACCCACCCTCCGATGCGGAACTCGCTGCCGTTCGCAGCGACGTCAGCGCAGTGCTCGACACCGCGACGATCACCATCGATCTCTCGAAGGCGACCGAAGTTATCGGTGTTGCTGGCACTGTCACCACGATCACAGCGCATGCTCTCGGTCTTACGAGCTACGATCCGGCAGCGATTAGCGGCAGCCGTCTCCCTCTCGCGAAAGTGCTTCGTTCCTGTGAGGATCTCACCCGCATGCCCCGCCCTGAACGTGCCGCTCTGCCGTATATGCACCCCGGCCGTGTTGACGCGATTGCCGCCGGTGCCGTGATCTGGGCGACGGTGCTGCGTCGAGTGGCGGATGCGGCGGCTGCAGCCGGTCACCCTCTCGAGTGGGTGACAACCAGCGAGCACGACATCCTTGACGGCGTCGCCCTCTCGCTAGGGAATAGCGCGCACGATTCACCGGTTTCGTCAGTATGA
- a CDS encoding zinc ribbon domain-containing protein YjdM produces the protein MPDALPLCPNCSSDLAYEMGSLLVCPMCAHEWSPSEADAAAEAEQSAAVIKDAFGTPLADGDTVSIIKDLKVKGSPTSIKVGTKVRNIRLVDGVGDHDIDCKVDGFGQMQLKSSVVKKV, from the coding sequence ATGCCTGACGCTCTGCCCCTCTGCCCGAACTGTTCAAGCGACCTTGCCTACGAAATGGGCTCGCTGCTGGTGTGCCCGATGTGTGCGCACGAGTGGTCGCCGAGCGAAGCGGATGCCGCTGCCGAAGCGGAGCAGAGTGCCGCAGTGATCAAGGATGCGTTCGGCACACCTCTGGCCGATGGCGACACGGTGAGCATCATCAAGGACCTCAAGGTCAAGGGCAGCCCCACGTCGATCAAGGTCGGAACGAAGGTGCGCAACATCCGCCTCGTTGACGGCGTTGGCGACCATGACATCGACTGCAAAGTTGATGGTTTCGGCCAGATGCAGCTCAAGTCGAGCGTCGTCAAGAAGGTTTAA
- a CDS encoding nitroreductase family protein, which yields MTMLHDRLATTDSPILDVLAERWSPRHFDATAPLDEAALQNALEAARWAPSAYNSQPWRMIVARRGTEQHAAIVSTLSGFNQSWAASASALIIFLTEHHSAEGKAQPTAAYDTGQSVAYFTIQAQSHGLFSHQMSGFDPDAAAAALEIDNRFTPTTVMAVGALGDPAEMTDVIRERETAPRARRAAAESVLVNA from the coding sequence ATGACCATGCTTCACGACCGCCTCGCCACGACCGACTCTCCTATCCTCGATGTGCTTGCCGAACGGTGGAGCCCCCGCCACTTTGATGCCACCGCACCTCTTGATGAGGCGGCGCTGCAGAATGCTCTCGAAGCTGCTCGTTGGGCACCCTCGGCTTACAACAGCCAGCCGTGGCGGATGATCGTGGCACGCCGCGGCACGGAACAGCACGCCGCTATCGTCTCAACCCTCAGCGGCTTCAACCAGTCGTGGGCCGCATCCGCGTCAGCATTGATCATCTTCCTCACCGAGCACCACAGCGCTGAGGGCAAGGCACAACCGACTGCCGCCTACGACACTGGCCAGTCCGTTGCCTACTTCACGATCCAGGCTCAAAGCCACGGGCTTTTCAGCCACCAGATGTCAGGATTCGACCCGGATGCCGCAGCAGCAGCCCTCGAGATCGACAACCGCTTCACCCCCACCACGGTCATGGCTGTTGGCGCATTGGGAGACCCCGCCGAAATGACCGACGTGATCCGCGAGCGCGAAACCGCACCCCGTGCACGACGCGCCGCTGCAGAGTCGGTGCTCGTTAACGCGTAA
- a CDS encoding SDR family oxidoreductase, protein MPVIAIIGAGPGLGAAVARRFGREGFAVALISRDQSKLDALATELETDGVTARGFAADVREPAQLEGALARAAAELGPITTVQYSPLPSRDYLKPVLDLTPELALEALQFSALGLIHTVRTVLPAMREAGHGSIILINGGTSVKARAGFAGTSLAFPAESAYGEMLYEALEGEGIRIRQLVIPGGIPKLELPNGIDDVASRIWDIHAAEGAFRTMLIPLEDGRE, encoded by the coding sequence ATGCCCGTTATCGCCATCATCGGAGCAGGCCCAGGACTGGGTGCCGCAGTCGCCCGCAGGTTCGGGCGCGAAGGCTTCGCTGTCGCATTGATCTCACGCGATCAGTCGAAGCTCGATGCGCTCGCCACTGAGCTCGAAACGGATGGCGTGACCGCCCGCGGTTTTGCTGCGGACGTGCGCGAGCCCGCGCAGCTTGAGGGCGCACTCGCGCGTGCTGCTGCCGAACTCGGACCCATCACCACCGTGCAGTACAGCCCGCTTCCCTCGCGCGATTACCTGAAGCCGGTGCTCGATCTGACTCCCGAACTCGCGCTCGAAGCGCTGCAGTTCTCGGCACTCGGTCTCATCCACACCGTGCGCACGGTGCTGCCCGCAATGCGCGAGGCTGGCCACGGCAGCATCATCCTGATCAACGGCGGAACCTCGGTGAAGGCGCGTGCTGGGTTCGCTGGAACGTCGCTCGCCTTCCCCGCCGAGAGTGCCTACGGCGAGATGCTGTACGAAGCGCTCGAAGGGGAGGGGATCCGCATCCGTCAGCTCGTCATCCCGGGCGGAATTCCCAAACTTGAGCTGCCCAACGGTATTGATGACGTCGCTTCTCGCATCTGGGACATTCACGCCGCAGAAGGTGCATTCCGTACGATGCTTATCCCGCTCGAAGACGGCCGAGAATAG
- a CDS encoding GNAT family N-acetyltransferase yields the protein MDDVVIVREDDPRCSALEANGYRIVGRSWGARLRLAEKPDLRRLEQVVTKVQATGIVVQELDASFANALFDLELANNADYPFTPATHQPLPVMSEVEGLWLHGQRVFGALDDGRLVGAVVGKVNDGVGDNDFASVLADYRGTGVGAAVAAASIIAFANDGVRTFAAGGAGANDASLGLVRSMGFTVEEQWRSYER from the coding sequence ATGGATGATGTTGTGATCGTTCGGGAGGACGACCCTAGGTGTTCTGCGCTTGAGGCGAACGGCTACCGCATCGTGGGTCGATCCTGGGGTGCCCGCCTTCGCTTGGCAGAGAAGCCTGATCTGAGAAGGCTCGAGCAAGTAGTGACCAAGGTGCAAGCGACCGGGATCGTGGTTCAGGAGCTCGACGCCAGTTTTGCGAATGCTCTATTCGATTTGGAATTAGCCAACAATGCTGACTACCCATTCACCCCAGCGACTCACCAGCCGCTACCGGTGATGAGCGAAGTTGAAGGACTGTGGCTGCACGGCCAGCGGGTGTTCGGCGCCTTAGATGATGGTCGACTGGTTGGAGCGGTCGTTGGAAAGGTCAATGACGGAGTCGGCGATAATGACTTCGCGTCGGTGCTCGCGGACTATCGTGGCACCGGGGTCGGGGCAGCGGTTGCAGCTGCCTCAATCATCGCGTTCGCGAATGACGGAGTGCGTACTTTCGCCGCCGGGGGAGCCGGCGCAAACGATGCGAGCTTAGGTTTAGTTCGTTCCATGGGATTCACTGTGGAAGAGCAGTGGCGAAGCTACGAGCGCTAA
- a CDS encoding type II toxin-antitoxin system RelE/ParE family toxin: MTSYRLTPAAQRDLSTIWEYTQERWGPTQAEIYISEMRAAIERIAAEPQRGRACDDVREGYRRYGIGSHLIFYTVGANSVDVIRILHQRMDLTRHF; this comes from the coding sequence GTGACGAGCTATCGCCTTACCCCGGCCGCACAGCGAGACCTCTCAACGATCTGGGAATACACGCAGGAGCGCTGGGGCCCAACTCAGGCGGAGATCTATATTTCCGAGATGCGGGCAGCGATAGAACGGATTGCGGCTGAGCCTCAGCGCGGGCGTGCTTGCGATGATGTTCGTGAGGGCTACCGCCGCTACGGCATCGGCAGTCATCTGATTTTCTATACTGTCGGCGCTAACAGCGTGGACGTGATCCGCATCCTGCACCAGCGGATGGATCTGACGCGGCACTTCTAG
- a CDS encoding type II toxin-antitoxin system ParD family antitoxin has translation MAQNTSISLDAHFAEFLSREVETGRYRSASEVVRAALRLLEDQETQMAALRTALIAGEESGAPQEFDFDAFVASKKQ, from the coding sequence ATGGCTCAGAACACTTCGATCAGTTTGGACGCCCACTTCGCGGAATTCCTTTCTCGCGAGGTCGAAACCGGACGGTACCGATCCGCCAGCGAAGTCGTTCGTGCTGCTCTCCGGTTGTTGGAAGACCAAGAGACCCAGATGGCCGCGTTGAGGACCGCACTTATCGCGGGTGAAGAAAGTGGGGCGCCGCAAGAGTTCGACTTCGACGCCTTCGTCGCGTCGAAGAAGCAGTGA
- a CDS encoding GNAT family N-acetyltransferase produces MSITYRVDAPLERDAITDLYAAVQWSTYTQDPERLEAAISASLRVVTAWDGVFLVGLARVVGDGLTIVYLQDILVAPEHHRAGIGRELFLRVFQPYDDVRQKVLLTDDEPGQIAFYRAMGFSEVRDLKHRTSVFMKFA; encoded by the coding sequence ATGAGCATCACCTACCGCGTTGACGCGCCACTTGAACGCGATGCAATCACCGACCTGTACGCAGCAGTGCAGTGGTCGACCTACACGCAAGATCCCGAACGGCTCGAAGCTGCCATCTCGGCATCGCTGAGGGTCGTGACCGCTTGGGATGGCGTCTTTCTGGTCGGCCTCGCACGTGTCGTCGGGGACGGACTAACCATCGTCTATCTACAAGACATCCTGGTCGCACCCGAGCATCACCGCGCCGGGATCGGTCGCGAACTCTTCCTTCGAGTCTTCCAGCCCTACGATGACGTGCGGCAGAAGGTTCTCCTCACCGATGACGAGCCTGGGCAGATCGCCTTCTACCGCGCGATGGGGTTCTCCGAGGTCCGTGATCTTAAACACCGGACGTCGGTTTTCATGAAGTTCGCGTGA
- a CDS encoding class II glutamine amidotransferase, with product MCRVLAYLGPETPLENLLLKPENSLINQALDPERHPELQLAGWGFGIWGEHLLKPEEPFIYRRPMAAFYDDNAIRMIPSLQASTMLAHVRAAAYDSKVVMVDENCHPFSFEETPWIVAQNGYLPNWQLLQRELLQHCEDRYLKQMRGNTDTEFIYVLLLSLLEGDSNEDVQRAIEKLIELIAQAMKDLDLGALTKLKMALVSDGRIIGVNVGLGHQGETNPAGDWKELRKSAPDSDDFALSMLLEPMYLLMGRNFDDDATTYDFEECGEDDATGVIFASEPLTEGDDWSYLEFGEIVFLEKDGERITKTINTLKVSAR from the coding sequence ATGTGCCGCGTGCTCGCCTACCTCGGTCCTGAGACACCACTGGAGAACCTCCTACTCAAGCCAGAGAACAGCCTGATCAACCAGGCACTCGACCCCGAACGGCACCCCGAGCTTCAGTTGGCCGGATGGGGATTCGGGATCTGGGGCGAGCACCTGCTGAAGCCCGAAGAACCCTTCATCTACCGCCGACCCATGGCGGCCTTTTACGACGACAACGCCATCCGGATGATCCCCAGCCTCCAAGCCAGCACGATGTTGGCGCATGTGCGAGCCGCAGCGTACGACTCGAAGGTCGTGATGGTCGACGAGAACTGCCACCCGTTCTCCTTCGAGGAGACCCCGTGGATCGTCGCCCAAAATGGCTACCTGCCCAACTGGCAGCTCCTGCAGCGCGAGCTGCTGCAGCACTGCGAGGATCGGTATCTCAAACAGATGCGCGGGAACACGGACACCGAGTTCATCTACGTGCTACTCCTCTCGCTGCTCGAGGGTGACAGCAACGAAGACGTCCAACGAGCGATCGAGAAACTCATCGAGCTGATCGCCCAGGCGATGAAGGACCTCGACCTCGGCGCTCTGACCAAGCTGAAGATGGCCCTCGTGTCGGACGGCCGCATCATCGGCGTCAACGTCGGCCTCGGTCACCAGGGTGAGACCAACCCCGCTGGTGACTGGAAGGAGCTGCGGAAGTCAGCCCCCGACAGCGACGACTTCGCGCTCTCGATGCTCCTCGAACCGATGTACCTACTGATGGGGCGCAACTTCGACGACGACGCAACGACCTACGACTTTGAGGAGTGCGGCGAGGATGACGCGACCGGAGTCATATTCGCCTCCGAGCCCTTGACCGAGGGTGACGACTGGTCGTATCTCGAGTTCGGCGAGATCGTCTTCCTCGAGAAAGACGGTGAGCGCATCACCAAAACCATCAACACACTGAAGGTCTCAGCGCGCTAG